One part of the Eucalyptus grandis isolate ANBG69807.140 chromosome 10, ASM1654582v1, whole genome shotgun sequence genome encodes these proteins:
- the LOC120288814 gene encoding glutathione S-transferase 2-like — protein MFFNFILGWCVGISYEYKAVDLRKEKQYTAEFDKLNPMHLVPVLVDGDFVVSDSYAILLYLEEKYPQKALLPRDPRLKALNLQAASIISSSIQPLQMLTVLAKFPTLRRIHESYKTLPEYEASSPNVNPMP, from the exons ATGTTTTTTAACTTTATTCTTGGTTGGTGTGTGGGGATCTCATATGAGTATAAAGCAGTGGATCTCAGGAAAGAAAAGCAATATACTGCTG AATTTGACAAGTTAAATCCTATGCATTTGGTTCCAGTGTTAGTGGACGGAGATTTCGTGGTTTCAGATTCTTATGCAATTTTGCTG TATTTGGAAGAAAAGTATCCTCAGAAGGCTTTGTTACCTCGTGATCCTCGATTGAAAGCTCTGAACCTCCag GCTGCAAGTATAATCAGCTCGAGCATACAGCCTCTTCAGATGCTGACTGTGCTG GCCAAGTTCCCTACTTTGAGGAGGATCCATGAATCGTACAAGACTTTGCCTGAATACGAAGCATCATCACCGAACGTCAACCCGATGCCATGA
- the LOC104422742 gene encoding protein CHAPERONE-LIKE PROTEIN OF POR1, chloroplastic isoform X2, translated as MTVSGLTVGPSKCFLIPARGANSLSVDFPALISISRPKGKFRSLHGRRHQALLIRSAMDASYSDPTGSTIFPRINVRDPYKRLGISREASEDEIQAARNFLVQKYAGHKPSLDAIESAHDKIIMQKFYERKNPKIDVKKKVREVTQSHAVQAVLSRFHTPSSKFIIKTAATFLVLGLLTVLFPTEEGPTLQVAISLIATIYFIHDRLKSKLRAFLYGAGAFILSWLLGTFLMVSIIPPLFKGLRGFEVTTSLITYVLLWVSSTYLK; from the exons ATGACTGTCTCCGGATTAACTGTTGGTCCATCAAAATGTTTCTTGATACCTGCTCGAGGGGCCAATTCCTTATCTGTAGACTTCCCAGCCCTTATATCTATTTCGAGACCTAAAGGAAAGTTCAGGTCCCTGCATGGACGAAG ACATCAAGCTCTGTTGATCAGGTCTGCAATGGATGCTTCATATAGTGACCCAACTG GTTCAACCATTTTTCCTAGAATAAATGTAAGGGACCCATATAAGCGGCTTGGAATCAGTAGAGAGGCCTCCGAAGATGAAATTCAAGCTGCAAGGAATTTCCTCGTCCAAAAATATGCGGGACACAAGCCCAGTTTGGATGCAATTGAATCAGCGCATGACAAAATAATCATGCAGAAGTTCTACGAGAGGAAGAACCCAAAAATTGATGTCAAGAAAAAGGTCAGAGAGGTAACTCAATCCCACGCCGTGCAGGCTGTCCTGAGCAGGTTTCACACTCCGTCCTCAAAGTTCATAATAAAAACAGCTGCCACATTTTTAGTACTTGGACTTCTCACCGTGCTTTTTCCAACGGAAGAAGGCCCCACACTTCAAGTAGCCATATCCCTAATAGCTACCATATACTTCATACATGATCGGCTGAAAAGCAAACTGCGAGCTTTCCTCTATGG GGCTGGTGCCTTCATTTTGTCATGGCTACTGGGGACATTCTTGATGGTCTCCATAATACCACCTTTGTTTAAAGGACTGCGCGGTTTTGAAGTGACAACTTCACTTATAACCTACGTTCTGCTCTGGGTTTCTTCTACATATCTGAAGTAG
- the LOC104422742 gene encoding protein CHAPERONE-LIKE PROTEIN OF POR1, chloroplastic isoform X1 has protein sequence MTVSGLTVGPSKCFLIPARGANSLSVDFPALISISRPKGKFRSLHGRSRHQALLIRSAMDASYSDPTGSTIFPRINVRDPYKRLGISREASEDEIQAARNFLVQKYAGHKPSLDAIESAHDKIIMQKFYERKNPKIDVKKKVREVTQSHAVQAVLSRFHTPSSKFIIKTAATFLVLGLLTVLFPTEEGPTLQVAISLIATIYFIHDRLKSKLRAFLYGAGAFILSWLLGTFLMVSIIPPLFKGLRGFEVTTSLITYVLLWVSSTYLK, from the exons ATGACTGTCTCCGGATTAACTGTTGGTCCATCAAAATGTTTCTTGATACCTGCTCGAGGGGCCAATTCCTTATCTGTAGACTTCCCAGCCCTTATATCTATTTCGAGACCTAAAGGAAAGTTCAGGTCCCTGCATGGACGAAG CAGACATCAAGCTCTGTTGATCAGGTCTGCAATGGATGCTTCATATAGTGACCCAACTG GTTCAACCATTTTTCCTAGAATAAATGTAAGGGACCCATATAAGCGGCTTGGAATCAGTAGAGAGGCCTCCGAAGATGAAATTCAAGCTGCAAGGAATTTCCTCGTCCAAAAATATGCGGGACACAAGCCCAGTTTGGATGCAATTGAATCAGCGCATGACAAAATAATCATGCAGAAGTTCTACGAGAGGAAGAACCCAAAAATTGATGTCAAGAAAAAGGTCAGAGAGGTAACTCAATCCCACGCCGTGCAGGCTGTCCTGAGCAGGTTTCACACTCCGTCCTCAAAGTTCATAATAAAAACAGCTGCCACATTTTTAGTACTTGGACTTCTCACCGTGCTTTTTCCAACGGAAGAAGGCCCCACACTTCAAGTAGCCATATCCCTAATAGCTACCATATACTTCATACATGATCGGCTGAAAAGCAAACTGCGAGCTTTCCTCTATGG GGCTGGTGCCTTCATTTTGTCATGGCTACTGGGGACATTCTTGATGGTCTCCATAATACCACCTTTGTTTAAAGGACTGCGCGGTTTTGAAGTGACAACTTCACTTATAACCTACGTTCTGCTCTGGGTTTCTTCTACATATCTGAAGTAG
- the LOC104422743 gene encoding probable serine protease EDA2 isoform X2, giving the protein MGTRMSPISMLTPLFLAMLVALCDGYVKDRTLLHPSSSSDLGYYLTKDELWFNQTLDHFSPYDHRQFAQRYYEFLDYFQLPDGPIFLKICGESACNGIVNDYISVLAKKFGAAVVSLEHRYYGKSSPFKSLTTPNLKYLSSKQALFDLASFRQFYQDSVNLKLNRTDAGNPWFVFGISYPGALSAWFRLKFPHLTCGSLASSAVVQAVYDFPEFDGQIGVSAGAECKAALQEVNQLVEQQLQSNGKALKELFGAVELEIDGDFLYFLADAAVTAFQYGNPDKLCFPLIQAKKDGEDLVVAYAKYVKDNYADSVSYNQKHLKNTDLNGDRSDRLWWFQVCTEVAYFQVAPSNDSVRSSKVDTRYHLDLCKNVFGQGIYPDVDATNLYYGGTRIAGSKIIFTNGSQDPWRHASKQTSSPDMPSYLISCHNCGHGTDMRGCPQSPLSLEGNAQKCSSPDAVHKVRQQITENIDLWLSECQNSGDA; this is encoded by the exons ATGGGGACTAGGATGAGCCCGATCTCGATGCTGACTCCTCTCTTCTTGGCGATGCTCGTGGCTCTGTGCGATGGCTACGTGAAGGACCGAACTTTGCTTCACCCATCTTCCAGCAGCGACCTCGGATATTACTTGACCAAGGATGAGCTCTGGTTCAACCAAACCCTCGATCACTTCTCTCCAtat GATCATCGTCAATTTGCGCAGCGCTACTATGAGTTCCTTGACTACTTCCAGCTTCCTGATGGaccaatatttttaaaaatctgcGGTGAATCTGCATGTAATGGGATAGTGAATGACTACATTAGT GTTTTGGCAAAGAAGTTTGGAGCTGCTGTGGTTTCACTTGAGCATCGGTACTATGGGAAGAGTTCTCCTTTCAAATCATTGACCACACCAAATCTAAAATACTTATCATCTAAACAGGCACTCTTCGACTTGGCTTCCTTTCGTCAATTTTACCAG GATTCAGTAAATCTGAAGCTCAATAGAACAGATGCCGGAAACCCCTGGTTTGTTTTTGGCATTTCATATCCTGGAGCTCTCAGTGCATGGTTTCGTCTTAAGTTCCCTCATTTGACATGTGGAAGTCTTGCAAGTTCTGCCGTTGTTCAAGCTGTGTATGATTTCCCTGAATTTGACGGGCAG ATTGGTGTTTCAGCTGGAGCGGAATGTAAGGCTGCATTGCAGGAAGTGAATCAACTTGTGGAGCAACAGCTTCAGTCAAATGGAAAGGCATTGAAGGAGTTGTTTGGTGCTGTTGAG CTTGAGATTGATGGTGACTTCTTGTATTTTCTGGCGGATGCTGCTGTTACAGCT TTCCAATATGGAAATCCTGATAAATTGTGCTTCCCTCTTATTCAAGCTAAGAAGGATGGGGAGGATTTGGTG GTTGCATATGCCAAATATGTTAAAGACAATTATGCAGATAGCGTTAGTTATAATCAAAAGCACTTGAAGAACACAGATCTTAATGGAGACAGGAGCGATCGGTTGTGGTGGTTCCAAGTTTGCACTGAAGTTGCGTACTTTCAGGTGGCCCCCTCCAATGACAGTGTCCGCTCCTCAAAAGTTGACACAAG ATACCATTTAGATCTTTGCAAGAACGTGTTCGGCCAGGGAATATATCCTGACGTTGACGCAACAAATTTATACTATGGAGGCACAAGAATAGCAG GCTCAAAGATAATTTTCACAAACGGCTCTCAAGATCCATGGCGGCATGCTTCAAAACAGACCTCTTCACCAGATA TGCCTTCCTATCTCATCTCCTGTCATAATTGCGGCCATGGAACTGATATGCGAGGGTGCCCACAGTCTCCTCTGAGCCTTGAAG GCAATGCCCAGAAGTGCAGCTCCCCAGATGCGGTCCACAAAGTAAGGCAACAGATCACAGAAAACATAGACTTGTGGCTGTCTGAATGCCAAAACAGTG GAGATGCTTAA
- the LOC104422743 gene encoding probable serine protease EDA2 isoform X1: protein MGTRMSPISMLTPLFLAMLVALCDGYVKDRTLLHPSSSSDLGYYLTKDELWFNQTLDHFSPYDHRQFAQRYYEFLDYFQLPDGPIFLKICGESACNGIVNDYISVLAKKFGAAVVSLEHRYYGKSSPFKSLTTPNLKYLSSKQALFDLASFRQFYQDSVNLKLNRTDAGNPWFVFGISYPGALSAWFRLKFPHLTCGSLASSAVVQAVYDFPEFDGQIGVSAGAECKAALQEVNQLVEQQLQSNGKALKELFGAVELEIDGDFLYFLADAAVTAFQYGNPDKLCFPLIQAKKDGEDLVVAYAKYVKDNYADSVSYNQKHLKNTDLNGDRSDRLWWFQVCTEVAYFQVAPSNDSVRSSKVDTRYHLDLCKNVFGQGIYPDVDATNLYYGGTRIAGSKIIFTNGSQDPWRHASKQTSSPDMPSYLISCHNCGHGTDMRGCPQSPLSLEGNAQKCSSPDAVHKVRQQITENIDLWLSECQNSGRSSI from the exons ATGGGGACTAGGATGAGCCCGATCTCGATGCTGACTCCTCTCTTCTTGGCGATGCTCGTGGCTCTGTGCGATGGCTACGTGAAGGACCGAACTTTGCTTCACCCATCTTCCAGCAGCGACCTCGGATATTACTTGACCAAGGATGAGCTCTGGTTCAACCAAACCCTCGATCACTTCTCTCCAtat GATCATCGTCAATTTGCGCAGCGCTACTATGAGTTCCTTGACTACTTCCAGCTTCCTGATGGaccaatatttttaaaaatctgcGGTGAATCTGCATGTAATGGGATAGTGAATGACTACATTAGT GTTTTGGCAAAGAAGTTTGGAGCTGCTGTGGTTTCACTTGAGCATCGGTACTATGGGAAGAGTTCTCCTTTCAAATCATTGACCACACCAAATCTAAAATACTTATCATCTAAACAGGCACTCTTCGACTTGGCTTCCTTTCGTCAATTTTACCAG GATTCAGTAAATCTGAAGCTCAATAGAACAGATGCCGGAAACCCCTGGTTTGTTTTTGGCATTTCATATCCTGGAGCTCTCAGTGCATGGTTTCGTCTTAAGTTCCCTCATTTGACATGTGGAAGTCTTGCAAGTTCTGCCGTTGTTCAAGCTGTGTATGATTTCCCTGAATTTGACGGGCAG ATTGGTGTTTCAGCTGGAGCGGAATGTAAGGCTGCATTGCAGGAAGTGAATCAACTTGTGGAGCAACAGCTTCAGTCAAATGGAAAGGCATTGAAGGAGTTGTTTGGTGCTGTTGAG CTTGAGATTGATGGTGACTTCTTGTATTTTCTGGCGGATGCTGCTGTTACAGCT TTCCAATATGGAAATCCTGATAAATTGTGCTTCCCTCTTATTCAAGCTAAGAAGGATGGGGAGGATTTGGTG GTTGCATATGCCAAATATGTTAAAGACAATTATGCAGATAGCGTTAGTTATAATCAAAAGCACTTGAAGAACACAGATCTTAATGGAGACAGGAGCGATCGGTTGTGGTGGTTCCAAGTTTGCACTGAAGTTGCGTACTTTCAGGTGGCCCCCTCCAATGACAGTGTCCGCTCCTCAAAAGTTGACACAAG ATACCATTTAGATCTTTGCAAGAACGTGTTCGGCCAGGGAATATATCCTGACGTTGACGCAACAAATTTATACTATGGAGGCACAAGAATAGCAG GCTCAAAGATAATTTTCACAAACGGCTCTCAAGATCCATGGCGGCATGCTTCAAAACAGACCTCTTCACCAGATA TGCCTTCCTATCTCATCTCCTGTCATAATTGCGGCCATGGAACTGATATGCGAGGGTGCCCACAGTCTCCTCTGAGCCTTGAAG GCAATGCCCAGAAGTGCAGCTCCCCAGATGCGGTCCACAAAGTAAGGCAACAGATCACAGAAAACATAGACTTGTGGCTGTCTGAATGCCAAAACAGTGGTAGGAGCTCTATCTGA